In Aspergillus nidulans FGSC A4 chromosome IV, a single window of DNA contains:
- a CDS encoding serine palmitoyltransferase small subunit family protein (transcript_id=CADANIAT00000098) — MQSFYTPSTTTHISSHGPAAVDELINKYSSTMATTSPSPGIHTFDRAQRNILQRIADRIRLGYYRYEVTYGLYVMTPGEKIVANTFVVVFLGLLIWAMFFYFPGLLFQKFSRLVWLLTGQSGEEMGAALGILDTQPSISQFASQKAALS, encoded by the coding sequence ATGCAGTCCTTCTACACTCCTTCAACTACAACCCACATCTCGTCCCATGGCCCAGCGGCAGTCGATGAGCTGATCAACAAGTACTCCTCTACGATGGCTACAACGTCCCCTTCCCCGGGAATTCACACGTTTGACCGAGCGCAACgcaacatcctccagcgAATCGCGGACCGCATCCGTCTGGGATATTATCGGTACGAGGTTACTTACGGCCTCTATGTCATGACTCCGGGCGAGAAGATTGTCGCAAACACTTTTGTCGTCGTGTTTCTGGGTCTTCTGATCTGGGCTATGTTCTTCTACTTCCCGGGCCTGCTCTTCCAGAAGTTCTCGCGCCTCGTCTGGTTGTTGACTGGTCAGAGCGGTGAAGAGATGGGAGCTGCGTTGGGGATCTTGGATACGCAACCTTCAATATCTCAATTTGCTTCCCAAAAAGCAGCATTGTCATGA
- a CDS encoding uncharacterized protein (transcript_id=CADANIAT00000094), translating into MAPFSIKRAKKDQPQAGQPKKAAPAKPDQPTYKKRAQLTQMFPPRPTFTEKDITFQKGRVFLVTGGTSGIGFELAKILYARGGTVYITGRTEEKAKEAVQKIQASVGERDGQIDYIVLKLDDLTSIRESADAFMEKESKLDVLWNNAGIAQPPVGVLSKQGSELQLATNCLGPFLFTQMMLPLLDAAVALNGPAYPGSVRVVWLSDQVVELSSPIEGIVMQELNNPPQDNSRNYLNSKTGAWFLGSEFARRYGPEHGIVSVAMNPGAARTNLLRHAGWTKFLSWPLLHSPKLAALTELYAGLSPDINLENNGCYVIPWGRIHTTVAPHLMNALRSKEAGGTGRAQQFWDFCDDKTKDYH; encoded by the coding sequence ATGGCACCTTTTTCTATCAAGCGTGCCAAAAAAGACCAACCTCAGGCTGGCCAACCCAAGAAGGCAGCACCCGCTAAACCCGATCAACCTACATACAAGAAGCGTGCGCAGCTCACCCAGATGTTTCCTCCACGTCCTACATTCACCGAGAAAGATATCACTTTCCAGAAAGGTCGGGTCTTCCTCGTCACCGGCGGCACCTCAGGCATTGGTTTCGAGCTTGCCAAAATCCTCTACGCTAGAGGTGGCACAGTATACATCACCGGGCGgacggaggagaaggcaaagGAAGCagtccagaagatccaggctTCTGTTGGCGAACGCGACGGCCAGATAGACTACATCGTCCTTAAACTCGACGACCTAACCTCCATCCGAGAATCAGCCGACGCATTCATGGAGAAGGAATCCAAGCTCGATGTCCTCTGGAACAACGCTGGTATTGCCCAGCCTCCTGTGGGCGTTCTGTCAAAGCAAGGATCGGAACTTCAGCTAGCTACGAACTGTCTCGGCCCTTTTCTTTTTACGCAGATGATGCTCCCACTTCTTGATGCCGCCGTTGCGCTGAACGGACCGGCTTACCCAGGCTCCGTGAGAGTAGTTTGGCTGAGTGATCAGGTCGTTGAGCTCTCGTCCCCCATCGAGGGTATTGTCATGCAGGAGCTGAATAACCCTCCGCAAGACAACTCTCGCAATTATCTCAACTCCAAAACTGGCGCCTGGTTCTTAGGAAGCGAATTTGCACGTCGATACGGCCCTGAACACGGCATTGTCAGTGTTGCAATGAACCCTGGTGCTGCCCGCACCAACCTTCTGCGACACGCCGGATGGACTAAGTTTCTCAGTTGGCCGTTGCTCCATAGTCCGAAGCTAGCCGCTCTCACTGAGCTGTACGCCGGTTTATCGCCGGATATCAACCTCGAGAACAACGGTTGTTATGTGATTCCATGGGGCCGCATTCATACCACTGTCGCCCCCCATCTGATGAATGCGCTGAGGTCCAAAGAAGCCGGTGGAACTGGAAGGGCGCAGCAGTTCTGGGATTTTTGCGATGACAAGACCAAGGATTATCATTAA
- a CDS encoding DHHC family palmitoyltransferase (transcript_id=CADANIAT00000096), translated as MATLAMSTPSSPTWPKRRPKAWAMRCERYCCAAASYFPLAFVYSLTTWAVYVEASVGLKPSSSSWIGMLLQSRNLSTLLTASLCRTTKFDPRRRPLPSPQHFLYNGRLHRSRITSSGGGHPYSALPITELPEYTSYTVNSTGGSRFCKKCQCPKPDRAHHCSTCKRCVLKMDHHCPWLATCVGLRNYKAFLLFLIYTSLFCWVDFGVSAIWIWTEVFNDTRYMDGILPVNVVLLSILGGIIGLVLTGFTAWHISLATRGLTTIECLEKTRYVSPLRKALDRHRYDGLLGTNTGGENQDTFGSRLQNYGNQILDAHANAIPGVTRPEEGEESSDNLTPAQQALSRSYADLERQREHDRYEDYLAELDNEKMPHAFDLGWKRNLLHLFGDRPLHWLVPTPTTTGNGWEWEPSRKFLEAQERVRQQREQVAEQQRQHQRDLYLRNMNNSRAWLGNELPPGWTPDQPLSHSDDVARPATGVSMKTLAPRSPRPRPGEEVYAEDLDKDDFVLEPTRGKGSGNQSSREDDWRDWD; from the exons ATGGCCACATTGGCCATGTCAACACCCTCGTCACCGACCTGGCCGAAGCGCCGACCGAAAGCATGGGCCATGCGCTGCGAGCGGTACTGCTGTGCGGCCGCGAGTTACTTCCCTCTGGCGTTCGTCTACAGTTTGACAACATGGGCGGTGTACGTTGAAGCCAGCGTGGGTTTAAAACCTAGCAGTAGTTCTTGGATAGGTATGTTGTTGCAGTCTCGTAACCTGTCTACTCTACTCACGGCTTCCCTCTGCAGGACTACCAAGTTCGATCCTCGGCGTCGTCCTCTACCTAGCCCTCAACATTTCTTATACAACGGCCGTCTTCACAGATCCCGGATCACCTCTAG TGGTGGGGGTCATCCATACAGTGCGTTACCGATTACCGAGTTACCCGAATATACTTCCTACACCGTCAACTCTACCGGGGGGTCGCGGTTTTGCAAGAAATGCCAATGTCCGAAGCCGGACCGGGCGCATCACTGCTCCACGTGCAAGCGGTGTGTGCTGAAGATGGACCATCATTGTCCGTGGCTGGCGACTTGCGTTGGGCTACGCAACTACAAAGCGTTTCTGCTTTTCCTCATTTACACGTCGCTGTTTTGCTGGGTTGATTTTGGTGTCTCAGCAATCTGGATCTGGACGGAGGTTTTTAATGACACACGGTATATGGACGGTATACTACCGGTGAATGTCGTGTTGTTGTCGATTCTCGGAGGCATCATTGGGCTAGTTCTGACCGGATTCACGGCTTGGCATATCAGCCTTGCCACCCGCGGTTTGACTACGATTGAGTGCTTGGAGAAGACTCGATATGTTTCGCCGTTGCGGAAAGCGCTGGATCGCCACCGTTATGACGGCTTACTCGGCACCAACACCGGCGGCGAGAACCAAGATACCTTCGGCAGCCGACTGCAAAATTACGGAAACCAAATATTGGACGCCCATGCGAATGCCATACCGGGGGTAACGCGCCcggaagaaggggaggaatCGAGCGACAACCTCACACCCGCACAACAAGCTTTGTCCCGCTCTTACGCGGATCTGGAACGGCAACGCGAGCATGACCGTTACGAAGACTACCTAGCGGAGCTCGATAACGAAAAGATGCCGCATGCCTTTGATCTAGGCTGGAAGCGCAATCTGCTACACCTCTTTGGCGACAGGCCTCTTCATTGGCTCGTACCTACGCCCACTACGACAGGGAATGGCTGGGAGTGGGAGCCAAGCCGTAAGTTTTTGGAAGCGCAAGAGCGGGTGCGTCAGCAGCGGGAGCAAGTAGCGGAACAGCAACGACAACACCAACGTGATTTGTACTTGCGGAACATGAACAACAGCCGCGCCTGGCTGGGTAATGAGTTACCTCCGGGGTGGACACCGGATCAGCCATTAAGCCACTCAGACGATGTAGCGCGACCTGCTACTGGTGTTTCAATGAAGACGCTTGCTCCAAGGTCTCCGCGGCCACGGCCGGGTGAGGAAGTCTATGCGGAGGATCTTGATAAGGATGATTTTGTTCTCGAGCCAACGCGTGGTAAGGGATCTGGAAATCAGAGCTCAAGAGAGGATGACTGGCGTGACTGGGATTGA
- a CDS encoding rhomboid family membrane protein (transcript_id=CADANIAT00000097): MAAQSYYNGAYNSPPAYEQHDHTSDQFNRVSPRPSPSPVAYNNAPYYQSDDPHDPNSLRYSQQSIGSDNGAYVAGGRINEHDQYAENIPLKSANPYGNDHPPQPWMQQPTHYAPDPGMMEPQVPMRQKKKGFFQKKIAYVTYILTIAQIIVFIVELVKMGQLTGSPIQTKPQFNPMVGPSAYVQINMGARYTPCMKNVPGVQNATQQVLFPCPNATTTDSDCSLSELCGFDGVPNPHPGGSLDDKPAPDQWFRFIIPMFLHSGFVHIGFNLLVQMTMGADMERMIGWWRYGLVYLSSGIWGFVLGGNYAGQGEASCGCSGALFGILALFVLDLLYGWNDRQNPWVELIIMVLGIAVSFVLGLLPGLDNFSHLGGFTMGLALGLCVMRSPNALRERIGLARSPYVAMSGGVAAENADPDQNKTSTGSNIGGLGKFNPKGFFAGRKPLWWAWWLVRLGALVAVLIGFILLIVNFYKYPSSNCSWCYRFSCLPVNGWCDQGNLFSR; encoded by the exons ATGGCCGCTCAAAGCTACTACAACGGCGCGTACAACAGCCCTCCTGCATACGAACAACACGATCACACCTCAGATCAATTCAACAGAGTATCACCACGACCGAGCCCGAGTCCAGTGGCATACAACAACGCTCCTTACTACCAGTCGGACGACCCCCACGATCCTAATAGCCTTCGTTACAGCCAACAGTCCATCGGTTCGGATAATGGTGCATATGTTGCTGGAGGGAGAATAAACGAGCACGACCAATACGCAGAGAACATACCTCTCAAATCAGCGAATCCCTACGGCAACGACCATCCTCCCCAGCCTTGGATGCAGCAACCAACCCACTATGCGCCAGATCCTGGCATGATGGAACCGCAAGTCCCTATgcggcagaagaagaaagggttCTTCCAGAAGAAAATTGCTTACGTTACATACATCTTAACTATAGCCCAGATCATAGTCTTTATTGTCGAATTGGTGAAGATGG GCCAACTTACCGGAAGCCCGATACAAACGAAGCCCCAGTTCAATCCGATGGTTGGTCCGTCCGCATACGTTCAGATCAACATGGGTGCGAGATATACACCTTGCATGAAAAATGTTCCCGGAGTGCAGAACGCTACCCAACAAGTGCTCTTTCCCTGCCCGAATGCTACGACCACAGATTCAGATTGTTCCCTATCCGAGCTGTGCGGATTCGACGGGGTGCCAAACCCACATCCTGGCGGCTCACTTGACGATAAGCCCGCACCCGACCAGTGGTTTCGCTTCATAATTCCCATGTTCCTCCACAGCGGGTTTGTTCATATCGGCTTCAACTTGCTCGTCCAGATGACTATGGGGGCCGATATGGAGCGAATGATTGGTTGGTGGCGGTATGGATTGGTTTACCTGTCCAGTGGAATCTGGGGTTTTGTTCTTGGAGGTAACTATGCTGGGCAAGGTGAAGCGTCCTGTGGATGCTCCGGTGCACTGTTTGGCATTCTCGCGCTGTTCGTCTTGGACCTTCTTTACGGATGGAATGACCGCCAGAACCCTTGGGTTGAGCTTATCATTATGGTTCTTGGCATTGCCGTCTCGTTTGTGCTAGGCCTCCTGCCGGGTTTGGATAACTTTTCTCATCTTGGCGGTTTTACAATGGGCCTTGCGCTCGGACTTTGCGTCATGAGGTCTCCTAATGCTCTACGTGAGCGCATTGGGCTCGCTCGCAGTCCGTACGTCGCCATGAGCGGCGGTGTTGCTGCAGAAAACGCCGATCCGGACCAGAACAAGACGTCAACTGGTTCCAACATAGGCGGCCTTGGAAAGTTTAACCCCAAAGGATTCTTCGCCGGCCGGAAGCCCTTATGGTGGGCTTGGTGGCTTGTTCGATTAGGCGCTTTGGTCGCTGTCCTTATTGGGTTCATCCTTCTTATTGTGAACTTTTATAAGTACCCAAGCTCGAACTGTTCTTGGTGTTACAGGTTCAGCTGTCTG CCCGTTAACGGCTGGTGTGACCAGGGCAACCTGTTTTCGAGATAG
- a CDS encoding ubiquitin-conjugating enzyme E2 (transcript_id=CADANIAT00000095) produces the protein MSRSVRRLMKEAAELSSSPSPHFHAAPVSDSNLYDWHFTLAGPPPPSPYAGGIYHGRIVLPPTYPLRPPSFRFLTPSGRFEVNREICLSISGHHEETWQPAWGIRTALLAIRSFMEGDANGQVGGLQGVSDEVRRQWAGTSRGWRCDLCAKSNEELLREWRGYCVEKGVDVEKEEDAEGVPQGLRIGIGTKGKNDGDNSKVADSAGATKLESGTEKLKSDSTSMEESTMGTCEKSMSTSTSTSPPVLDNSCSSSSAIPSSPTTFSASVIRDAPAQSPSPASQAVTQRPRPTPTRPASQAVQVASQDSPWLDRAIFGVLVALIIMIFRRFVNIEE, from the coding sequence atgtCTCGCTCCGTCCGCCGCCTGATGAAAGAAGCCGCAGAGCTGTCCTCATCTCCCTCCCCGCACTTCCACGCCGCACCCGTCTCCGACTCTAATCTCTACGACTGGCACTTCACACTTGCCGGCCCGCCACCACCATCTCCCTATGCCGGTGGAATCTACCATGGCCGAATTGTCCTCCCACCAACCTACCCACTCCGTCCGCCCTCCTTCCGCTTCCTCACCCCCTCCGGCCGCTTCGAAGTCAACCGCGAGATCTGTCTGAGTATATCCGGCCACCACGAAGAAACGTGGCAGCCAGCGTGGGGGATTAGGACGGCGCTTTTGGCGATTAGAAGCTTTATGGAGGGGGATGCGAATGGCCAGGTAGGGGGTTTACAAGGCGTCAGTGACGAGGTAAGGAGGCAATGGGCGGGGACGAGTCGAGGTTGGCGCTGTGATCTTTGTGCAAAGAGTAACGAGGAGTTGCTTAGGGAGTGGAGGGGATATTGTGTGGAAAAGGGGGTCGACGTTGAAAAAGAGGAGGACGCTGAGGGGGTGCCGCAGGGGTTAAGAATTGGGATTGGGACCAAGGGGAAGAACGACGGCGATAACTCGAAAGTTGCGGATAGTGCTGGTGCGACTAAGCTTGAAAGtgggacggagaagttgaagTCAGATTCGACCTCGATGGAAGAGTCTACAATGGGCACGTGTGAGAAGAGTATGAGCACAAGCACGAGCACCAGCCCGCCCGTACTAGACAACTCAtgctccagttcttcagctaTACCTTCGTCTCCCACCACTTTTTCAGCATCAGTGATTCGGGATGCGCCGGCTCAGTCGCCGTCACCGGCATCACAGGCCGTTACACAACGACCACGGCCAACGCCCACGCGACCAGCTAGTCAGGCTGTACAGGTGGCCTCGCAGGATAGCCCATGGCTGGACCGGGCTATATTCGGCGTGCTAGTCGCGTTGATCATCATGATTTTCAGACGCTTTGTCAATATTGAGGAGTAG